In Camelina sativa cultivar DH55 chromosome 17, Cs, whole genome shotgun sequence, the genomic stretch GAAAGCCAGCAGTTTCAAGAAATGTAGAGAACCAAATCCTTTTGCCACCATTGTTGAAGTAGAGACGCATAATCAGAGGACCTCCACAGTTTCCTATGGCTAGGATTATGCAGTTTATGATCACAAGAGCCTTCGCCATTTttgtcttaattttttcttctaaaaaaatattgtggatgtttttgatttcttgttgGGTGGTAATGAAACTTTTGGGGGTTGGTGGTGCTGGCAGGATTTAGTTATATGGTTGGTGTGGTTCTGTCTTTTCCATAGATCTTTGTGTTTCTTAACCCAAAAGATCCTCTCTAATGCCTAAAACATGAATTTTCCTAATTTATGCCCACGAATTTAGGTAAcagttttaattttgtattcaaACGTAAACATGATCTCATAGACCGGATAATAATGATATCCATATTCATATCCATACAGTATTTAATTTTACGTTTTATCCAATTCTACAGTTTTTGACTATtggatttatttctttttctaaatttagtGCAATGACGTTATGAATTATCAGTTCTATAATTGGAAGGTTTTAATGGTGAGTTTATTGGTTCTTTGACTCTCTTTATTACagtattatctttttttcttcgttgatttaaataatactccctctgtttcacaaagagtgtcattttagagGGAAAATTTTTGTTACACAATGTGCTTTGATTAATTTTCAATGTGCTTTGTTAAACAGAGGGAATATAGTTTAtttcataccaaaaataaagaacaaaaggTTGAAAATTTTTGTTGAATAGAATTGATATGTACCATTTTATCAAAGATGCATGCATACTGTTTTCTCAATGTTTATCCAATTCTTTTAAGGAAATTATATCTTTcgttttttggtttgtagaCTCATCACTTTAGCATTCTATCTTTACTACACGTGTACTAATTTGAGAAATACATTCATACATATACACTTAAATTATATAGACCATTTAGTTATACTCATAATCACACACATTCACACATGCTAttcaaaacaaagacaaaacataACAGTTATTATGTTATAGAAATGCggaaaaaaaccttttaagcAACAGAATCACTAACTGCAGGAAGAGTAGTAGGCAACTCTGTCTCCGTCTGCTGAGGTTTGTCGACAACTTTCTTGCCGGATTTAAACTCACCGTAGAAGTAAGAGACGAATCCCcacagagagagaaggagagaggcACATTTCTCAGCTTGAAACTTCTCCCGGAAACAAACGACGGCCAAAACCTCTGTCATCGGAAGCAGAACACTTATGAGAACACCTGAAGCTAGAGACGATGCACAGAACACAATCCCTATGGCTCCTAAGAAGAAACCTTGCCATATTATTCCTGTGATCACTATCAGTGCATAGTAAAACGCAGATCCTCCGATCTTGAACTCTCTTGCTTCTTTCGCTATCACCTGCAAAGAAACACACATATGATGATGATAGCCTTATTACTAAAATAAGACCATGAAAAAACTTTTTGTACCTTAAAATCTCCAACGATGAACATCCCAACAACGCAAAAGCAAGTAGCAGAAAGGCACATAACCATCTGAATCTCGAGCACAAGTGGGAAAGTGATTTCTTGTCGAGCTTTCTTGTAAGTGAGCTCAACGAGCGGCAATATGAAAGCATAGAGAACAGCTGCAATCACAGTCATCAAGAACCCAACAACATACTCTCTGTGGCTCTCGTTAGCCGGTTTGTCTCCGTCGCTGTGCAACGCAAGGATTCCAGTACCAACCGTCAACAAAACGACTGCGTTTATAGAGAAGGGAGTGAACTTTTGCTTGACCAGCAAGAAAGCGAAGAGAGCATTGAAAGCTAGTTGAGTTCCGATTATGAGGGATGAAGTGGAAACTGGCAGATACCGTAACCCGTAAGCGTATAAGTAGTTGTCAAGTCCTATGAGCAGCCCTATGACAGTAGAGGCGATGAACAGAGGAGTTTCCATTAAGAAAAGCTCTGTTTTCGCTACGTTTTCGGCCTTGTTGCGGTTGCGGCGGTTGAGAAAGGAGAACAAGAGAGGGATGAGGATGATTGGACAACCAGCGGTTGATAGGAAGCTCATGAACCAGATTCGTTTTCCACCATTGTTGTAGTAGAGACGAGTTAACAAAGGACCTCCACATGTTCCTATAGTGAGTATAATACAGTTTATGATCAACAGACCATACTTCATATTCTACTGCTTGCtgtttgatgtgtttgttgTCCTTTGTATTGGAGTATTTTGGTGATATATATCTGATCATCAGAAGCTTAAGAGTGTCAACGAGCaataattatatgtgtttttcgtagatttttttgttttgttttgtttgtttgtggtttTGAATCGTGTGATAACATTATCACGTAGCGGTCGAGTTTGCGATTTCAAATGGCTGTAGTGTACTAGGATTTTAATTTTCAACTAAGGATGGtcctttcctttttgttctatcgtgaaaaaaataaagaaagagagagagacgtgttAGTTTTTGCGCTACACACATTATGTATGACAAAACAAAGAGTTGAATTGTTCAAAATAGAAatcttttctattaaattatgTGTTACATTAAAGAGAAATATCGTCTTATATACTTGGTTTTGACgacttttgatattttgttatgaaaaagTTAATCAATCAACCAGTTTACCATACTTGAATACATGGAATGCTATAGCTGACATAAGCTATTTTGTTTGTAGACTTGctcttgattttgatttttggccaCTAGTGTAGTTGTTTCGTAGCTCTGATATTGTTCAACTCAGACTAGTCGTTTGGCTTGAACGAAGTGATTCAACTTGTGTGTTTCTACAccattttgtttgatgtgtaAAAGTTCGACCATAATAAATAAACTTTGTAACATTTCCTCTTGTACATAAACcatatattataaaagtttCAGAAATATCGGTGTCTATTATTTgagaaataaattttacaatttgatGGGAGTAGTTATAGTTACTTTTTCATGCATGATTGACGTATAATATAagttaaaataacattttatagCTTGGAGACCAATAGTCTAAGATAACATTAGGACTCNGGTAAGCATAATTTTtaagacgtttttttttttttttttttttttttttggcaaacaatgAAAACAACATGCTCTAGCTCACTTTATTCCACACTTAAGGCTATTGATTTTGACCCTCTTATGTAATGTGATGTGAGTCACATGTAATTCAtgtatacataaataaaaaaaagtagaattaTATTCTTTATTAGAAAAGAACAACAATTGGTCATTCATTATTGAGCACCAACAAGTTGATTTCTATTTATGATAGAGCATGTAATCATGGCCTCAGAAAAGAAAGATTCCATTAATTCTAAGGAATTGACATGGTAGTAGAAACCAGAGAGACATATGCATAATGCATGCAAGCAAAGACCATAAATTCAAGATCGTTTAGTTGAACAGATAATGGAATTGGTGCAGCATACGCACATGACCAATCAATGTtgtatacttttttctttttaattgaatatataaattgatttttctttttttttctttttaagttttgcaAAAAAAGGCTGTCGCACAAGTATATCCAATTTTGACGTATACagaattatacaaatttttttttgctcattttGATCATTAAACTGAAGGCTTAACGTTTGTGTCGGGTTTACTCCAAGACCATATACACCAACTTACAAAACCAAACTCGGGAAGTCTCTTAGGTAGGTCGATTTAACTTtcttcaaaaattcaaaactataatttattaTCCAAGTACAAAATgttcgtgtatatatatatacataaaaaattgattttgaatcCTTAAGAATcaaatagagaaacaaaaaataaaataaacatactGTGTGGTAAAAATTTGCAACTTTGTGGGTTTGGTGATGAATGAAGAAGGAGAACCCCAACAACTCTTAAGCTGAATCTGGTAATCTTACAGGCAAATTAGCTTTCCTGTGACCCCTTTGAGACCTTCTGTCTCTTCCACGTCTTCTAGGTGGTGTTGTGCTAACCCTTCCACTTGACATTTTCCTAGGCAAATCGCTGATCATTAAAACCGGTGGGGGCGGTGAAGGCGGTGGAGGAGAAAAATTAGGCACCGGAGGTCGTTGCCTTGCAAATCTTTCTTGCTCTGCTCGGTGATATCTCTGCATTTGAGAGTCCGGGTAATGATAAAGTCaggatctttttttttactacctTTTCTTTAACACTAAAAGTGTCAGTCAGcatgagaatgagaagaagaataatcaCCTGAACTACAAAGTTGCGTCTTTCACAGTCAAGGAACATGCTTACTGTCCAGTTTGTTTTTGCTGCAATCTTATCTCTTACTGTTGAGAAACTGATTTGATCTCTAGAAGTGAATCGGTCAACTTCGTTAAACCAAAGGCAAGTAAAGAGGTTGCTGATGGGAACATGTTCTCTTAAAATGACACAGCCTTCTGGTACGTCTGCATAGCCCAACCATAgagttgtgtatatataataagtgTTTGATCCCCAAAAAGGGAATTTTGGAAATAGTAAGCTAAAGAGACATACCGCTAGTGATTGGCAATTTTGCCACTGAATAAGGGGTTAACCCTTCATTCTTGTAGAAGTCCACCTGAAAGTCGATAGAAGCGTTATCATATTTACCAGCCGCTTTGTTTGCTTCGGCTTCCACTAAGACGTCAAATCGTTTGTAATGTCTAGAGATCGCAAAAGTAGCATTTTTCCTCCACAAGAACCTGATGAGAAGAAATGCAAGGTAAATAGCTGTAGTCCAAAAACATACTTACTAAGCCCTTTTACACTCAAACAGTGAAACTTATACAAAACGATTGGAATTTTTAACATTACTGGAATGTTAAGCACAAAACCGTGGCGGAATCTTTGTTATTTGGTAACTGCAGGAAGCTACATAGAAAACGACAATTAAAAGAAGGATCTACGATATGATAGGCCTCACCTTTCAAGAATTTGATATGGATCTACGACAAGCTCAAGCTTTCCGTCAATCCATAAAGAATAGCGAGCATTTGGAAACATCCTATGAACAAGAAGCTTAGGCACCTGCAAAGTACGAGGCATCAGCATAACAATGGCATTTataatctctctctttactctgtTCATTCAGCTATAAACCATGTAAAGTTAGTTGTAAACTCAAATCTgactttttttgggtttttctaaGAAGAACTATTTGCTCTCCGGTTAATAGTAAACAACTTCAAGCCTGGTCTAAATCAAAAGAATATAATTACAGAAATGTGGGTAATAACAAGGGGAATTATCTAGCAAGCCATTAAGTTAATGTTTCAGTTTGGAGTAACTTAATGGATTATTTCGTCCATAAACTTTcttattgaaaatataagagAGGTGAATTTTACCTTTCCATTGCGTCTTCCATCTAAATAAGGGAGATtatgaacaacaacaactctccATATCCCTACTTTCTTGTTTTCATCAAGGCCTCGTTCTTTCTTCAAAATTCTTTCCGTATCTTCATCGACAAACATGTAGAAGCAAACTGTTTCCTCTGAATATTTACTGATATTTTGTG encodes the following:
- the LOC104757163 gene encoding uncharacterized protein LOC104757163, whose product is MTGLGVRSSSYGSLEKTGLNGVVFPIQTTVTTTRTKPSKMQKEREGIVHWICKFVGRKKIGMLLLFLISAVVFLRVLYVGKGEDGQEVQGPPSLHFNGSSGVHFSNMLEINEDQNMNIGNISLKAKDVVVFPPPSPPMHFLGYTLPQGHPCNSFSLPPPPADRKRTGPRPCPVCYLPVEDAVSFMPSAPSFSPVLKNLTYIYEEPLNRDTEFGGSDFGGYPTLRHRNDSFDIKETMSVHCGFVKGPQPGRNTGFDIDEADLLEMKQCRGIVVASAVFDAFDDVKAPQNISKYSEETVCFYMFVDEDTERILKKERGLDENKKVGIWRVVVVHNLPYLDGRRNGKVPKLLVHRMFPNARYSLWIDGKLELVVDPYQILERFLWRKNATFAISRHYKRFDVLVEAEANKAAGKYDNASIDFQVDFYKNEGLTPYSVAKLPITSDVPEGCVILREHVPISNLFTCLWFNEVDRFTSRDQISFSTVRDKIAAKTNWTVSMFLDCERRNFVVQRYHRAEQERFARQRPPVPNFSPPPPSPPPPVLMISDLPRKMSSGRVSTTPPRRRGRDRRSQRGHRKANLPVRLPDSA
- the LOC104757162 gene encoding purine permease 1-like; this encodes MKYGLLIINCIILTIGTCGGPLLTRLYYNNGGKRIWFMSFLSTAGCPIILIPLLFSFLNRRNRNKAENVAKTELFLMETPLFIASTVIGLLIGLDNYLYAYGLRYLPVSTSSLIIGTQLAFNALFAFLLVKQKFTPFSINAVVLLTVGTGILALHSDGDKPANESHREYVVGFLMTVIAAVLYAFILPLVELTYKKARQEITFPLVLEIQMVMCLSATCFCVVGMFIVGDFKVIAKEAREFKIGGSAFYYALIVITGIIWQGFFLGAIGIVFCASSLASGVLISVLLPMTEVLAVVCFREKFQAEKCASLLLSLWGFVSYFYGEFKSGKKVVDKPQQTETELPTTLPAVSDSVA